One Companilactobacillus heilongjiangensis genomic window, GGCACCAGGATCAGGGCTCAAAGCTCTAATTTGGTTGAAAACTTCTTCAGCTGGTTTTGTGAAATCAATGTGTTCTTGTTCTTTAGAAATATTAGGTGAGAAAACCACTTGATCTGGATCTTGTTTAATTGGGTGGATATCACCACTCAAAATCTTAGGAATGGTATCCAACAATAACTCACGACCAACGACTGCCATTTTTTCAAAAAGACTGCCATTGTCATCATCACGTGTGATTGGTAATTTTTCTTGGCTGATAATATCACCAGCATCCATCCCTTTAACCATGTACATAATTGTAATACCAGTTTCTTTGTCGCCATTAAGCAGTGACCATTGAATTGGGGCACCGCCACGATACTTAGGCAATAAGGAACCGTGGACATTGATAGCTGCCACTTTAGCTGATTCCAAGAAACTAGTTGGTAAAAATTGACCATAAGCTGCTGTGACGATTAGGTCAGCATTTAAAGCCTTGAGCTCCTCAACTTCAGGACTGCCTGGCAACTTAACTGGTTGATAAAGTTTGATGTTTTCATCTTCAGCAACAAGTTTTACAGGGCTCTTTTGAAGTTTTTGCTTACGTCCAACTGGCTTATCCGGCTGTGTTACCGCAGCGATAATGTCATAGCCCTCTTTTAGTAATCCCTTTAAAACTGTCGCTGAAAATTCTGGTGTACCTAGAAAAATTATTTTTGTCATTCAATCACCCTCATTAATCAATATGTTGTGGTTCATTATCAATCGCAATCGTAAAGCCATTTTTAGCATCAGCTTGCGTCTCATTTAAAATTTCTAATAATCTTTGGTGCAATTGTGGCTCATGCTTATATTTTACAATAATTTGATAATAATATTTGTTTTGTTTACGCGAAATCATCGTTGGACTTGGCCCTAATAGGATAGCATCCTTCGATAAAGCCGTTTGTAGCTGTTTTTTCAGCCAATAACTTTGCTTGAGCGTCTTACCTTCATCTTGGTTTGCGACACTGATCAGCGTTGTAAAGTAGTATGGCGTGTAATTTGATTGATGTCTGAGATACATTTCTTGTTTGAAGAAAGTTTCATAATCCTGCTTAGCGGCATCTTTAATCGCATAATGATCTGGATTAAATGTCTGAATAATTACGTGACCAGTTTTTTCAGCCCGACCGGCTCGACCACTGACTTGTGTCAATAGTTGGAAAGTCCGTTCACTAGCTCGAAAATCAGCCAAACTTAACGTTGTATCCGCATTAATAACCCCGACTAGTGTAACATCTGGAAAATCCAATCCTTTAGCAATCATCTGCGTACCCAACAAAATATCAGCCTTATGCTGACCAAACTGTTTCAAAATTTTTGCATGGGCACCTTTTCTTCTCGTTGTATCGACATCCATTCGTAAAACACGTGCTTCTGGGAATAAATCATTTAATTGCTGTTCGATATTTTGCGTTCCAGTACCGTAAAAACCAATCTTAGTACTGTGACAGTTCGGACAAATCTTGGGAACTGGTTCTTCATGTCCACAATAGTGACACTTCATTTTACCAAGGTCTTTATGATAAGTCAGCGAAACATCACAGTTTGGACATTTGAGTACGAATCCACACTCACGACACATCATAAATGAAGAATAGCCACGACGATTCAATAAAACTATCGCCTGATTATGATCTGCTAAAGTTTTTTCCAAACCAGCTTTCAATGCCGGCGAAAAGTCACCTTTAACAGCTGAATTTTCGGCATCACGCATATCAACAATATGAACATGTGGCAAAACTTGATTGTTGATACGTTTCTTCATTCTGATTAGCTTGTAAACGCCCTTCTCAGCTCGTGCACGTGATTCTAATGAAGGCGTAGCACTACCGAGTACCACCGGACATTTATTAACCTGGGCCCGCCACAAAGCGACATCACGCGCATGGTATCTCGGATTATCATCTTGCTTGTAACTGGCCTCATGTTCCTCATCAATAATAATCAAGCCAATGTGATTTAGAGGCGCAAACACAGCACTTCTGGCTCCGACAACCACTTTGACATCATGATTCTCAATTCGAGTCCATTCGTCATAACGTTCGCCATTCGACAAACCACTGTGTAAAACAGCCACTTGATCACCAAAACGACCAACAACTCGGTTAACCATCTGTGGCGTCAAAGATATTTCAGGCACCAACATCAAGGCAGTCTTGTCCTGTTGTAAAGCTTTCTCAATTGTCTGTAGGTAGACTTCAGTCTTACCACTACCAGTAACACCTTCAATCAAGAAAGTCTGTGGCGTCTGGTTTTCAATCGATTCAGTTATCTGGTCGACCGCCACTTGTTGTTCATCTGTCAAAGCTAACTTAGTTGTCTTCTCGGGAGTAATTCCTACTGGTTTACGTAATTTAGTAACTTCGACTACCTTAACGAGTTTATTTTTCTCAGCCGTCTTAATTGCAGCACGAGAAATTCCATAATCTTTTTCTAAAACATTGAATTCAACTGGTAAATCATTCAGATTATCAGCTAAAAACTCCAACAATTTAATCTGTGACTTCGCATTAGCACGTAATTGACTCTTGGCCTCATGCAGCTGAATCACATTTAAGTCAGTCGTCACAGCCTGTCGTTTAACTTGAACAGCTTGGTTTTCAACGACATATTGAATATCAACCTTTTCATCTTTGCGCAAGCGATTGATCAACTTGACGGTTTCATCATCGATCTGATTTGTAATTTCAAACGTTGGTTTTCCTTGAAGCAAGTTCATTACTTCGGGGTCATCGGCAACGACCGGAATCACGAATTGTTTATATTTAGCGCGCATGACACTTGGCAACATCGTTTGTAGACAAGAAATTTGAAACGAATAAGTTCGATCAGCCAACCATGATGATAAATCCAACATTTCGGTCGATAAAACAGGCTTCAAATCAATCACACGAGAAATCGGTTTTAATTTACCTTGAAA contains:
- the fmt gene encoding methionyl-tRNA formyltransferase — encoded protein: MTKIIFLGTPEFSATVLKGLLKEGYDIIAAVTQPDKPVGRKQKLQKSPVKLVAEDENIKLYQPVKLPGSPEVEELKALNADLIVTAAYGQFLPTSFLESAKVAAINVHGSLLPKYRGGAPIQWSLLNGDKETGITIMYMVKGMDAGDIISQEKLPITRDDDNGSLFEKMAVVGRELLLDTIPKILSGDIHPIKQDPDQVVFSPNISKEQEHIDFTKPAEEVFNQIRALSPDPGAWTLIDGQRTKLYSTEVVEINSDQAVGTIFDLGKKKLVIVAGDGQGVSIKKIQPAGKKMMDIANYMNGMGKNLEKGQQIIDEK
- the priA gene encoding primosomal protein N' — its product is MAVAEIIVDVPTMQTNRPFEYMIPDTLSDVVVPGMRVEVPFGRGKRKIQGFVMKVKDQSDFQGKLKPISRVIDLKPVLSTEMLDLSSWLADRTYSFQISCLQTMLPSVMRAKYKQFVIPVVADDPEVMNLLQGKPTFEITNQIDDETVKLINRLRKDEKVDIQYVVENQAVQVKRQAVTTDLNVIQLHEAKSQLRANAKSQIKLLEFLADNLNDLPVEFNVLEKDYGISRAAIKTAEKNKLVKVVEVTKLRKPVGITPEKTTKLALTDEQQVAVDQITESIENQTPQTFLIEGVTGSGKTEVYLQTIEKALQQDKTALMLVPEISLTPQMVNRVVGRFGDQVAVLHSGLSNGERYDEWTRIENHDVKVVVGARSAVFAPLNHIGLIIIDEEHEASYKQDDNPRYHARDVALWRAQVNKCPVVLGSATPSLESRARAEKGVYKLIRMKKRINNQVLPHVHIVDMRDAENSAVKGDFSPALKAGLEKTLADHNQAIVLLNRRGYSSFMMCRECGFVLKCPNCDVSLTYHKDLGKMKCHYCGHEEPVPKICPNCHSTKIGFYGTGTQNIEQQLNDLFPEARVLRMDVDTTRRKGAHAKILKQFGQHKADILLGTQMIAKGLDFPDVTLVGVINADTTLSLADFRASERTFQLLTQVSGRAGRAEKTGHVIIQTFNPDHYAIKDAAKQDYETFFKQEMYLRHQSNYTPYYFTTLISVANQDEGKTLKQSYWLKKQLQTALSKDAILLGPSPTMISRKQNKYYYQIIVKYKHEPQLHQRLLEILNETQADAKNGFTIAIDNEPQHID